The genomic region CAGGTACCGGCGGTCACCGCGCAGGCGTGCTTGAATCTTCACCGATTGCTGAAGTTAAGTCTGACCTTATGGGTGAGCAAACCATTCTTTGCGGTGTATTACAAACAGGTGCAATTTTGGCATTCGATAAAATGGTTGAAGAAGGTATTGAGCCAGGTTATGCCTCTAAGCTTATCCAATTCGGCTGGGAAGCGATTACTGAAGCGCTTAAATACGGCGGCATCACCAATATGATGGACCGTTTAAGCAACCCAGCGAAGATCAAGGCATTTGATGTTTCAGAAGAATTAAAAGACATCATGCGTCCGCTATTCCAAAAGCACCAAGATGACATCATCTCTGGCGAATTTTCTCGCGACATGATGGAAGACTGGGCAAATGACGACGTGAAACTTCACGGCTGGCGCGCAGCAACGGCTGAAACAGGTTTCGAAAAACAAGAGAACACTGATCAAGAGATCTCTGAGCAAGAGTTCTTCGACAACGGCATCTTGTTAGTCGCATTCATCCGTGCAGGCGTTGAATTAGCCTTTGATACCATGGTTGAAGCCGGCATCATCGAAGAGTCTGCTTACTACGAGTCATTACACGAAACGCCACTTATCGCTAACACTATCGCACGTAAGAAGCTTTACGAAATGAACGTGGTTATCTCTGATACAGCTGAATACGGCTGTTATTTGTTCGATCATGCATGTCGTCCACTATTAACTGAGTTCATGCAAGGCGTATCCACCGATATTATTGGTAAAGGCTTAGCGCTTGACGATATGGGCGTTGATAACGCACGCTTAATCGAAGTAAACGCTGCAATCCGTAACCACCCGGTTGAGTGGATTGGCGAAGAATTACGCGAAAACATGTCAGACATGAAGAAAATCGTGGGCTAAAAACTCACCTTATGGCTGCCACAAGCAGCCATAAATCTCTTTATAAAAAGCGCTTGATTGCGCTTTTTTTTCGCATACACGTCGCGCTTTGCAATAGTGGTTTGAATACTTGATTGATTTCATTAACAGATAAGCTTGCAGCCACTGACCAGTTGATCAAAGTCGTAAAGCTAAAACCTATTAGCTCAAATCGCCAAGCAGAAGCAGCTTTAAGAATTTTACGTTGTCTGAAAATTTAGTGGCCAGATACATTAAAAGCACCAACACACCCAGATAAAAATCTGGCATAAAAAAAGCGGCCATAGCCGCTTTTTGTATGCATAGATGCGAAATATTTACAGTGTTAGAACTTTTTCACCGCGCGACAAGCCACAAACACCGGTGCGCACTACCTCTAAAATAACCGCATCGCCCACGGCAGCCAAGAAGGCATCCAATTTATCTGATGAACCAATAATTTGCACGGTGTATACCGAGGCGCCAACATCCACAACTTGCCCACGAAAAATATCGGTGCAGCGCTTAATCTCAGCTCGTTGTGCACCCGAAGCCTTAACCTTCACCAACATCAGCTCACGCTCAATATGCTCGCCCTCGGTTAAGTCGACCAGCTTCACCACTTCGATTAAACGGTTAAGGTGTTTGGTAATTTGTTCAATTTTATTGTCATCGCCAATCGTTGTAAGCGTTAAACGCGATAATGACTCATCTTCCGTTGGTGCCACAGTTAATGTTTCAATATTGTAACCACGCTGAGAAAACAAACCCACTACGCGAGACAATGCACCTGGCTCATTTTCCATCAATACAGAGATAATACGACGCATTAGACTTTCTCCGACTTATTGATGTACATATCGCGCATAGCGCCACCCGGTGCAATTTGCATTGGATATACGTGTTCGTGACGATCCACATAGATGTCTAAAAATACGGTTCTATCTTTCATCGCCAACGCTTCTTTTAACGCCGGCTCTAAATCAGCTAATTTCTCAACGCGAATACCAACATGCCCATAGGCTTCTGCAAGCTTTACAAAGTCTGGCAGCGAATCTTCATACACTGATTGTGCATATCGGCTATCGTATTGCATGTCTTGCCATTGCTTAACCATGCCCAGATAACCATTATTAAGGTTAATGATTTTAATCGGCGTATTGTATTGGGTACAGGTCGAGAGCTCTTGAATATTCATTTGTATCGAGCCTTCACCAGTAATACAGCAGACCTCTTGATCAGGAAATGCTAACTTTACGCCAACCGCAGATGGCAAACCAAAACCCATCGTGCCCAGGCCGCCGGAATTGATCCAACGACGCGGTTGGTTAAAGCGGTAGTACTGTGCAGCAAACATCTGATGCTGACCGACATCTGAGGTAATAAATGCCTCGCCATCCGTCAGCTCGCATAATTTCTCAATAACAAATTGTGGCTTAATCAAGCCACTGTCGTCTTCATAGCGAGGCTGCTCCCACATACCGTAATCACTGCGCCACTGTTTTATTTGCGCCCACCAAGCATCTAAACTCGGCCTAGCAGAAAGCACTTCTGACTTAGCCAACTGCTCTTGCAGCTGAACAATCATTTCCTCTAACACAACATTTACCGGGCCAACAATCGGCACATCCGCCGCCACCGTTTTTGAGATCGAGGCAGGATCAATATCCACATGAATAATCGCCGCGTCTGGGCAGAATTTATCGGGGGTATTTGTTACGCGATCATCAAATCGCGCACCTAAGGCAAGAATAACATCTGCCTCATGCATGGCTTTATTTGCCTCAACGGTGCCATGCATGCCTAGCATGCCTAAAAACTGAGGGTCGCCAGCTGGAAAACCACCTAAGCCCATTAAGGTATTGGTCACAGGGGCATTTAAAAGGCGGGCAAATTCGGTTAACTGCGCAGAAGCATTACCCTGAATAATGCCGCCACCGGTATAAATAATCGGCTTTTCAGCGGCCAACAGCATACTGATCGCTTTTTTAATTTGCCCAGCATGCCCCTTAACCGCCGGTGAGTAAGATCGCATATTTACAGTTGCAGGGTATTCATAAGGGAACTTCTGGTCTGGACGCGACATATCCTTAGGCAAATCAATCACAACCGGCCCAGGACGACCAGTTGAGGCGAGATAAAACGCCTTCTTCATCATCATTGGAATATCTGTGGGGTGCTTAACCATGAAACTATGTTTCACGATAGGTCGCGAGATCCCTACCATATCGGTTTCTTGAAACGCATCTTCACCAATCAAGTGACTTTGCACCTGCCCCGATAAAACAACCATAGGAATGGAGTCCATATAGGCGGTCGCAATACCTGTCACCGCGTTGGTCGCACCCGGCCCAGAGGTAACCAACACAACGCCTGGCTTGCCCGTTGCCCTAGCATAGCCATCAGCAGCATGAGTGGCAGCTTGCTCATGACGCACCAAAATGTGGGGGATATCGCTGACCCGCTCCAATGCATCGTAAATATGCAACACAGCTCCGCCAGGGTAACCAAATATAAACTCTACACCCTCGTCTTGTAGCGCCTGGGCGATCATTTCGCCACCGGATAAAAGCTCCACAGAAGTACCTCAAAATAACTAATTAGCGTGGTAAAATAAAAACGGCTAATTGTTGTGTCTCGACCCGTCAATGTCAACCTAAAAGCCAGTATTTATGCACGTTTTGGGAAATTTACGAATAATTACTTGCTCTCTTTCGGTGCATGATCAAAAATTTGTTCATGCATTAAAACTATAAGGATGAGCAACATGCCAGCGTTAACCCACTTTTTCATATTTATTATTATAGCCAGCATCGGCGGTACCGCATGGGCCAATACTTATTATAAATGGACAGACGAGAACGGTACGGTTCATTACAGCGAGCAAAAACCGCAGGATACAGACAGTCAAGCCGTTAAGACCTATGGCAGCAAACGTGCCACAATGCCAGCACCCACTGCAACAACTGACGCGACAGACGCTGCCGCCCAAGCTGAAAACACCCAGGCTCTGAGCGATGGCGGCTTACCGATTTACGAACCTGCAAAAATTAAAAAAGACCCTGCA from Pseudomonadales bacterium harbors:
- a CDS encoding ketol-acid reductoisomerase (catalyzes the formation of (R)-2,3-dihydroxy-3-methylbutanoate from (S)-2-hydroxy-2-methyl-3-oxobutanoate in valine and isoleucine biosynthesis) produces the protein GTGGHRAGVLESSPIAEVKSDLMGEQTILCGVLQTGAILAFDKMVEEGIEPGYASKLIQFGWEAITEALKYGGITNMMDRLSNPAKIKAFDVSEELKDIMRPLFQKHQDDIISGEFSRDMMEDWANDDVKLHGWRAATAETGFEKQENTDQEISEQEFFDNGILLVAFIRAGVELAFDTMVEAGIIEESAYYESLHETPLIANTIARKKLYEMNVVISDTAEYGCYLFDHACRPLLTEFMQGVSTDIIGKGLALDDMGVDNARLIEVNAAIRNHPVEWIGEELRENMSDMKKIVG
- the ilvN gene encoding acetolactate synthase small subunit codes for the protein MRRIISVLMENEPGALSRVVGLFSQRGYNIETLTVAPTEDESLSRLTLTTIGDDNKIEQITKHLNRLIEVVKLVDLTEGEHIERELMLVKVKASGAQRAEIKRCTDIFRGQVVDVGASVYTVQIIGSSDKLDAFLAAVGDAVILEVVRTGVCGLSRGEKVLTL
- a CDS encoding acetolactate synthase 3 large subunit; its protein translation is MELLSGGEMIAQALQDEGVEFIFGYPGGAVLHIYDALERVSDIPHILVRHEQAATHAADGYARATGKPGVVLVTSGPGATNAVTGIATAYMDSIPMVVLSGQVQSHLIGEDAFQETDMVGISRPIVKHSFMVKHPTDIPMMMKKAFYLASTGRPGPVVIDLPKDMSRPDQKFPYEYPATVNMRSYSPAVKGHAGQIKKAISMLLAAEKPIIYTGGGIIQGNASAQLTEFARLLNAPVTNTLMGLGGFPAGDPQFLGMLGMHGTVEANKAMHEADVILALGARFDDRVTNTPDKFCPDAAIIHVDIDPASISKTVAADVPIVGPVNVVLEEMIVQLQEQLAKSEVLSARPSLDAWWAQIKQWRSDYGMWEQPRYEDDSGLIKPQFVIEKLCELTDGEAFITSDVGQHQMFAAQYYRFNQPRRWINSGGLGTMGFGLPSAVGVKLAFPDQEVCCITGEGSIQMNIQELSTCTQYNTPIKIINLNNGYLGMVKQWQDMQYDSRYAQSVYEDSLPDFVKLAEAYGHVGIRVEKLADLEPALKEALAMKDRTVFLDIYVDRHEHVYPMQIAPGGAMRDMYINKSEKV
- a CDS encoding DUF4124 domain-containing protein, yielding MPALTHFFIFIIIASIGGTAWANTYYKWTDENGTVHYSEQKPQDTDSQAVKTYGSKRATMPAPTATTDATDAAAQAENTQALSDGGLPIYEPAKIKKDPAICKQAKTNLQIMQTKPIIRQNNAVLTAAQKQKEIEKLQQAIKDYC